The nucleotide sequence TTCTGGACATCTTAAAACTTTCTGTGGTCAAGATCGAAGAGGTCTCGCAAGCACTCACTTGAATATTATTTGTAAACCTTGAATTACTTGTATTGTTAATCACAGTCCCAACGTTTTGTGCCCTGATTTCGCGTAAACTTTGCAAAGATCGTCAATATGAGTCTTGTGTGTGCTTGCAAAACCTGCAAGCTTCCGCCTCTCAATGCTTCAGACGCACGGATCGAAGTCAAAGCTGTGTTACCAGCACGGTTCTCGCCAACTGATAATGTCATGCATGTAAACTGGAAGTCAAACGGCGAAGCAGCCTTTCACGTGTGTTGCTGGAAGTCTGTGCTAAAAATGGCCAGATCGAGACAAACTTCCACCTCCAGCAAAAGAAAACCCTCTGCGGCTGATGCACCAAGTCCGGCGCCTGTGATGAAGCAAGCAGAAAAGCTGATGGTTGTGGAAGCAGCCAACACAGCGGAAACTTTTGATTCAGAAGAAGACATGAAGAAGGCGGCCAAGAAAGCGGCTACCTTGATTCTCAAAGCTCGCCACTGCATTGCGTTTACAGGTTAGTACACAGACAGAGTGTCGTTgccatttttatttatttattcaaaacagatttaaaaaattGAAGGATATTTGAGTACCTTTCTGTAAGTtaacttcacacacattcaaGTAAGAAAGTTATTTTTCTGTATATGTGCATGCATGGTGACTCGTTTCTTATTTGTTACATCACTAGTtatcaaaaaataattttgcaGCCATATGTGGTCAACTGAACAACCtaagaagaaagaaatgaagTAAGCGTGACATCTTCCTGATGGAGTCAGCTTTCAATTCAAGTTCTTTTCACCAAAACGTGATAATATGTTGCCCCTCGCACTTATCACATCATCGTTACTCCTTTGAAGTACCTTGTGACATATGCTGGCAACTTTAGTGCGATCCCCTCCTAGCTCGCTTTTATTTAAACATTGACGCACATATGGGATTTACGGCTAAGTTAACTTTAACCACAAGTGGCTTAAAACTTTCTGTTGATACTTTTTCCTACTTGGTCACTCACTTTAACTTTAATTAATTGTGCAAAGTGCCCTGAGGCAGAAATGAACTCTGCATCAGCTGTGATGACAAAGACATTTACTAAAGCTCTGAATATTTGTTGTGTCTTATATCAGGGGCAGGCATTTCAACATCTGCTGGCATGGGGGATTTCCGGGGCAAGAGCGGCAAGTGGACAGAAGAAGATTCATCTGCAGTGGGTGAAGTCATTAATGAAGCATTTCAGCAGGATGTAGATGCTGCTGCCAGTTCTTCTGATACCTGTTTAATGGACTTGTCTCATAAGAAAGCCAAGCCTCAAACAACGTCAGAGAGGACCACCCGCCTTCCAAGAAATGCCCCTGAAGTTAAACTTGAGACTACTACGGATCAGCTTTCTTCTGGAATTCACTCCTTGCTGCCTGGATCAGAACCACCGGTCAAGGTTGTTCTCAAAAGATCAAAGTCTGATTTTACAAAGCTCAAATCTTCTCAAGATGTGAGTATAGATCTTGCTTTAAGCATATATGGGCTTTTCAGATGGAGGTGGGTTAGGAGTCCAAGGTAGTTTTCTGCATGCATGTTGCTGATAGTGATACGCATAGTTCATATTTTGCAGCTGTACTCTTTCATAATCATGTCATATGATTTGGAAAACATAAGGCAGATTGACTCACTGTTATacatgtgtatttttttctGCTCCCTTGCTTATGATTATATatgaaggttttttttctccaaggttatcttttttacaattttaattTTGCAGCAGCATACTTTGTTTGTCTTACAATTGAATTGCATTTCATAATGGTATTGACATGGATAACATTCTCCCTACTTTTGGCATAACTGTCTCTAAGTCACATCAGAGAGAATGTATCAGTGTTGTGATACACTTTCGTGAGCCAAAACACTGAACACTATTCCATTAAAACAGATGGAAGAAGCATCTGCCACAGACACCAGTGCTGACACTCAGACTCAGAACATGGCTCGACCAGTGAAAAGACTCAAGGTGATGGATGTAAAACGTGAGTTTCAGTGTTCAAATGTACTGCAGCATTGAATATAACAGTAAATTGTTATCTTCAGTCTGAGTCATTGGTGGAATGAATGTTTCATGATCTTATTTTTGATGCGTTGGCATTTTCTGACTAAGCtgagatttgttttctttcaaagTTAAAGAAAAGATTAGACACGCTAGTATAAGGCCCTAACGCAACAAGTGTTAataagttccaattctttttattttttttctttctttttttctttgttattattatttgtttttcttattttaaggtgtgggggagggggagtcttGCAGACTGGGGACTTCACTATAgtttaagagagagaaaaaaatgctcAGTAACCTTGAAATACTGTTActgatttttttggttttgttgttgcccCCAGCCAAAATAGAACCAGTGCCAGAGGAACCGACTGCCTCAGCAGAGATGGAAGAGACAGAGGAAACAGTGGCCTATGAAAATATCCGTCCTACGTACACACACGAAGCACTCACCTTACTAACACAGCGACATCTACTGCGCTTTGTCATAAGTCAAAACTGTGATGGCCTTCATCTTCTCTCTGGCCTGCCCTCTGAGCGCATCAGTGAGCTTCATGGCAACGTCTTTGTGGAAAAGTGTTCTGTCTGCAATACCCGTTTCTCACGCAACTTGTATGTGTTGAATGATGAAGCTAGCCAGTATTATGAAGAT is from Littorina saxatilis isolate snail1 linkage group LG5, US_GU_Lsax_2.0, whole genome shotgun sequence and encodes:
- the LOC138966677 gene encoding NAD-dependent protein deacetylase Sir2B-like yields the protein MSLVCACKTCKLPPLNASDARIEVKAVLPARFSPTDNVMHVNWKSNGEAAFHVCCWKSVLKMARSRQTSTSSKRKPSAADAPSPAPVMKQAEKLMVVEAANTAETFDSEEDMKKAAKKAATLILKARHCIAFTGAGISTSAGMGDFRGKSGKWTEEDSSAVGEVINEAFQQDVDAAASSSDTCLMDLSHKKAKPQTTSERTTRLPRNAPEVKLETTTDQLSSGIHSLLPGSEPPVKVVLKRSKSDFTKLKSSQDMEEASATDTSADTQTQNMARPVKRLKVMDVKPKIEPVPEEPTASAEMEETEETVAYENIRPTYTHEALTLLTQRHLLRFVISQNCDGLHLLSGLPSERISELHGNVFVEKCSVCNTRFSRNLYVLNDEASQYYEDLEDCGKTDLTKPRFAVQCKLCGLSHRTGRKCEEKGCRGFLEDTIINFCDNLEEPILDLAFKEASLSDLILCLGTTLTVTPACNIVEEAKGQKPLIICNRQKTEKDRMASVRVFGDCDVFMREVLRHLIDVEDRKAWEEKREERMKEYNTRREIIPPKKRRGSGSIDTAGKSAGQEKRGRKPQGKNVRKK